A window of the Pyrodictium abyssi genome harbors these coding sequences:
- a CDS encoding thioredoxin family protein: protein MEGREDRELEKLIEDMVRRIVSRPAVEEPEGGDEEQPVRLVLDDRELEKRICSKPVAVVLFTSPGCPACHAYRPIFYSYADRARRRHRGKVEFIEADVYHVYDKAVELGISATPTTVVFRRCRPVDGFVGMVDEETLAEIVEPHLASA, encoded by the coding sequence TTGGAGGGCCGCGAGGATAGGGAGCTAGAGAAGCTGATAGAGGACATGGTGCGGAGGATAGTCTCTCGCCCGGCCGTAGAGGAGCCTGAGGGCGGGGACGAGGAGCAGCCGGTGCGGCTCGTGCTGGACGACCGTGAGCTGGAGAAGCGTATCTGCAGCAAGCCGGTGGCGGTAGTGCTGTTCACGAGCCCTGGGTGCCCGGCTTGCCACGCCTACCGGCCGATATTCTACAGCTACGCTGACCGGGCACGCCGCAGGCACCGGGGCAAGGTGGAGTTCATCGAGGCCGACGTCTACCACGTGTACGACAAGGCGGTGGAGCTCGGCATATCCGCTACGCCTACTACCGTAGTGTTCCGGCGCTGCCGCCCCGTAGACGGTTTCGTTGGCATGGTGGACGAGGAGACCCTGGCCGAGATAGTCGAGCCCCACCTGGCCAGCGCCTAG
- a CDS encoding HisA/HisF-related TIM barrel protein → MPSLLSRPRLVPSIDVAGCEAVKLVRGVPGTGLRLGDPRRLVLLWHSLGATVLHIVDLDGAARGRPSRCVLELVEWAKRETGATIQLGGGLRSIDALEEAHSAGADRLVVASAWLRRPEFLQEAVDALGPGVLVPAVEEHWDALPATSAWRSREPMTLAEAVKQAASTRGIWGLFYTQVFHEGEQRGVDLHRAARLARQAREAGAPRLAYSGGIAGPRDLELLAAMGYDEAVAGMALYTWRLNPLGIL, encoded by the coding sequence ATGCCAAGCCTCCTCTCCAGGCCCCGGCTCGTACCCAGCATAGACGTGGCCGGCTGCGAGGCCGTCAAGCTGGTCCGGGGCGTGCCCGGCACCGGGCTACGCCTCGGAGACCCACGGCGCCTCGTCCTGCTCTGGCACAGCCTCGGCGCCACGGTCCTCCACATAGTCGACCTGGACGGCGCGGCCAGGGGCAGGCCTAGCAGGTGCGTCCTAGAGCTCGTGGAGTGGGCCAAGAGGGAGACAGGGGCCACGATACAGCTAGGCGGCGGGCTCCGGAGCATAGACGCCCTAGAAGAGGCCCACAGCGCGGGCGCCGACCGCCTGGTGGTCGCGAGCGCGTGGCTCCGCCGCCCCGAGTTCCTCCAGGAGGCCGTGGACGCGCTAGGCCCCGGCGTACTGGTCCCAGCCGTCGAGGAGCACTGGGACGCGCTACCCGCCACAAGCGCGTGGCGCAGCAGGGAGCCCATGACCCTAGCCGAGGCCGTGAAGCAGGCAGCAAGCACCCGCGGCATCTGGGGGCTATTCTACACCCAGGTCTTCCACGAGGGCGAGCAGCGCGGCGTAGACCTCCACCGCGCAGCCAGGCTAGCCCGGCAGGCCCGGGAGGCCGGCGCACCCCGGCTAGCATACAGCGGGGGCATAGCGGGCCCCCGGGACCTAGAGCTCCTCGCCGCCATGGGCTACGACGAGGCAGTAGCAGGCATGGCCCTCTACACCTGGCGGCTCAACCCACTAGGCATACTATAA
- a CDS encoding AAA family ATPase, with the protein MEQAKETKQDSPIGVAKIKCFRGVKEVKLELAPITILTGRNNAGKSSVLEALALAFSAPSLQDWLGNDIARMIIDDKLAGHPSRLLNLTCREEATINLNLKMDDQGARIVRIAKPNSTINNQFLCMMLQKIRESLYDELTSEGEAYRCLRKAFASYTREGEALTTIMFTIGYIIAHLAESTCEERLSIEKIVQPILLPESLARSIYKSEPALKSAALTLREHVNRIIRPIIDDSIVIKLNGSSYLYLPRFRMGVSKEKQYYEELSNLEAVFVRNIINMTGIILERAELKDLYSVYAKLQLGKELGKMIRRCIWKKLRRTIDNLWTAQYRVNLNDGKANEKTEWNVYTVFRRSTVIRHEIFGANTLEKIVDKVHDLGLLRDYGNVIRSIRSLNLEDPIIKENEVLLRKDGMRIPAALLGDGTLLLLALLAGLVLARRQPQTVLILEEPETGLHPGYLMVLADSIARATKENPSALVLLSTHSMELIRFIAKRAMRHGVLDKVKTVLMSNGEVYSVFKGREILEAKEIGIELRGI; encoded by the coding sequence ATGGAGCAAGCAAAAGAGACCAAGCAGGATAGCCCTATTGGCGTAGCCAAGATCAAGTGCTTCAGAGGAGTAAAAGAGGTTAAGCTAGAGCTGGCTCCGATAACTATACTCACCGGCAGGAATAACGCCGGCAAATCCTCAGTCCTCGAGGCATTAGCCCTCGCATTCTCAGCACCTAGCCTACAAGACTGGCTCGGCAACGACATAGCCCGCATGATAATAGACGACAAGCTCGCTGGGCACCCAAGTAGGCTATTGAACTTGACATGCAGAGAAGAGGCAACCATAAATCTAAATCTCAAGATGGATGACCAAGGCGCCCGAATAGTAAGGATAGCTAAGCCAAATAGCACAATAAATAATCAATTCCTATGTATGATGCTTCAAAAAATCAGAGAAAGCCTCTACGATGAGCTGACAAGTGAAGGCGAAGCATACAGATGTCTCAGAAAAGCCTTTGCTAGCTACACTAGAGAGGGTGAAGCGTTAACAACGATAATGTTCACTATAGGGTACATTATAGCTCATCTTGCAGAATCAACTTGTGAAGAAAGGTTATCGATAGAAAAAATAGTACAACCTATATTGCTTCCAGAAAGTTTAGCGAGAAGTATATACAAAAGTGAGCCTGCCCTAAAATCTGCAGCATTAACCCTAAGGGAGCATGTCAACAGGATAATTAGGCCAATCATAGATGATAGCATAGTTATAAAGCTGAATGGATCATCCTACTTATACTTGCCACGCTTTAGAATGGGTGTAAGCAAGGAGAAACAATACTACGAAGAACTTAGTAATCTTGAAGCAGTCTTCGTACGTAACATAATAAATATGACAGGGATAATCTTAGAGAGAGCTGAATTAAAAGACTTATATTCAGTCTACGCTAAGCTCCAGCTAGGTAAAGAACTAGGAAAAATGATTAGGCGGTGTATATGGAAGAAACTGAGAAGGACTATAGATAACTTATGGACAGCACAGTACAGAGTAAACCTCAACGATGGAAAGGCCAATGAAAAGACGGAATGGAATGTTTACACAGTATTTCGAAGAAGTACTGTTATCCGCCATGAAATCTTTGGCGCAAATACCTTAGAGAAAATAGTAGACAAAGTTCATGATCTTGGACTCCTTAGAGACTATGGTAACGTTATTAGAAGCATCAGAAGTCTCAATCTAGAGGATCCTATCATTAAAGAGAATGAAGTCCTTCTGAGAAAGGACGGTATGAGAATACCTGCAGCGTTACTCGGCGATGGTACCCTGCTGCTATTAGCCTTGCTAGCAGGTCTAGTTCTAGCTAGGAGGCAGCCCCAGACAGTACTTATCCTTGAAGAGCCCGAGACTGGACTCCACCCAGGCTACTTAATGGTACTTGCAGATAGCATAGCGAGAGCTACTAAAGAGAATCCTAGTGCTCTTGTGTTGCTCAGCACTCATAGCATGGAGCTGATACGCTTTATCGCCAAAAGAGCTATGAGGCATGGTGTTCTCGACAAGGTTAAGACTGTCTTGATGTCGAACGGAGAGGTATACTCAGTATTTAAGGGCAGAGAGATCTTAGAGGCAAAGGAAATAGGTATAGAGTTGCGCGGCATATAG
- the hisG gene encoding ATP phosphoribosyltransferase has protein sequence MGVRIAVPSKGRLRDPVLRLLEAAGIEPLYSPDATRALIVPTNWENVSLVYVRPEDIPAIVSAGGAELGITGLDYIEEHSGEGLEIVEGLGIGRARLVVAVPEEAPVESPRDLPDGVRVATKFVNIARRFFEKLGVRARIIRITGSAEAMPRLGVADAILDVSSTGTTLRLHGLRVVAEVMRTEAKLIRGSHVDPEDPLVEVIVEAVRSVLRARGYKLVLMNVPEEALQRVVEALPSMSGPTIARVEGPRPMWEVITVVPEDRLAHVLVEARRRGARDILVLSVDRVIP, from the coding sequence GTGGGTGTGAGGATAGCGGTTCCCAGCAAGGGCCGGCTAAGGGACCCTGTGCTCCGCCTACTAGAGGCTGCGGGCATAGAGCCCCTCTACAGCCCCGACGCGACCCGCGCGCTGATAGTGCCCACGAACTGGGAGAACGTGTCCCTGGTCTACGTCCGGCCCGAGGACATACCGGCGATAGTCTCTGCGGGCGGCGCAGAGCTCGGCATCACGGGGCTCGACTACATAGAGGAGCACAGCGGCGAGGGCCTGGAGATAGTCGAGGGCCTGGGCATCGGCCGCGCCCGCCTCGTGGTAGCAGTGCCCGAGGAGGCGCCGGTGGAGAGCCCAAGAGACCTCCCCGACGGGGTCCGGGTGGCGACCAAGTTCGTCAACATAGCCCGGAGGTTCTTCGAGAAGCTAGGGGTCAGGGCGAGGATAATCAGGATAACAGGCTCCGCCGAGGCCATGCCCAGGCTCGGCGTGGCAGACGCCATACTCGACGTATCCTCGACCGGGACCACACTTAGGCTGCACGGGCTACGCGTAGTAGCCGAGGTCATGCGGACAGAGGCCAAGCTGATCCGGGGCAGCCACGTAGACCCAGAGGACCCCCTCGTAGAGGTCATCGTCGAGGCTGTGAGGAGCGTGCTACGGGCCCGGGGCTACAAGCTAGTACTCATGAACGTGCCGGAGGAGGCCCTACAGCGCGTAGTAGAGGCGCTCCCCTCGATGTCGGGGCCCACGATAGCCAGGGTGGAGGGCCCCCGGCCCATGTGGGAGGTGATAACAGTGGTGCCGGAGGACAGGCTAGCCCACGTCCTCGTCGAGGCCCGGCGGCGCGGCGCCCGCGACATACTAGTGCTCAGCGTGGACAGGGTGATACCCTAG
- a CDS encoding DUF2202 domain-containing protein gives MQQLPAQPLSEDEKESLLYMVEEKLARDAYNRLAEMYPDVPVFANIARSEQQHVDSVMQLIEKYGLDVELGPPGVFHNQELQSLYNELVDRGSKSLEEALKVGALIEEKDIVDLEEWLAKTDNEDIKLVYENLMHGSFNHLCAFTRTMKSMLGVDYKPVLLDEETYNSIISSCQMGGPKR, from the coding sequence GTGCAGCAGCTCCCAGCGCAGCCGCTCTCCGAGGACGAGAAGGAGAGCCTACTCTACATGGTGGAGGAGAAGCTAGCCCGTGACGCATACAACAGGCTAGCCGAGATGTACCCCGACGTACCAGTGTTCGCCAACATAGCGAGGAGCGAGCAGCAGCACGTAGACTCCGTGATGCAGCTAATAGAGAAGTACGGGCTCGACGTAGAGCTAGGGCCGCCCGGTGTGTTCCACAACCAGGAGCTACAGAGCCTCTACAACGAGCTAGTAGACCGCGGCTCCAAGAGCCTAGAAGAAGCACTGAAAGTGGGCGCACTGATAGAGGAGAAGGACATAGTAGACCTAGAGGAATGGCTCGCTAAGACCGACAACGAGGACATCAAGCTAGTCTACGAGAACCTAATGCACGGCAGCTTCAACCACCTATGCGCCTTCACAAGGACCATGAAAAGCATGCTAGGCGTAGACTACAAGCCAGTACTCCTCGACGAAGAGACATACAACAGCATCATATCCAGCTGCCAGATGGGCGGCCCCAAGCGCTAA